A section of the Prochlorococcus marinus XMU1402 genome encodes:
- a CDS encoding TldD/PmbA family protein: MNSREITTQISKAADFLNLKKWDYGASFSNDYSVQVDKGEAKQLKASQKQILTLRVWNESNLVGITTTSDISESGIKKALNQANIASDFGNKNESTEFSPLAKDPIEAKDTKKRNPVGIKKLLTLLREAEVKLLDSHESIKSVPYNGLSESFYERVYANSDGAYRSYTKSQAALYLYARAEENNKKPRSSGSVKLGYGVEDIDIDLCIKEASNKTISHLNYSSVKTDKYLICFSPESFLTIINAFSSMFNARSILDGVSLSNKNSIGEKLSTEALNIYDDGLHEKNISSSPFDGEGTPTKRLCLINRGKIENFIHSESTARIFNTIPTGHAGLGSKVSVSPDWIVVEKSEENFDLKTSLDHTTYEGEFVYIEELNAIHAGVRASQGSFSLPFDGWLYKNGTKISIESATVAGDIKYLLKNIINIESKQEVTTSGISPHIWVDELSITGDA, from the coding sequence ATGAATTCAAGAGAAATTACAACTCAAATCTCTAAAGCTGCAGATTTCCTTAATCTTAAAAAATGGGATTATGGTGCGAGCTTTTCTAATGATTATTCTGTGCAAGTAGATAAAGGTGAGGCTAAACAACTTAAGGCTTCACAAAAGCAAATTTTAACTTTAAGAGTTTGGAACGAATCTAATTTAGTTGGTATTACAACAACAAGTGATATCAGTGAATCTGGTATTAAAAAGGCTCTTAATCAAGCAAATATTGCATCTGATTTTGGCAACAAGAATGAAAGTACTGAATTCTCACCACTAGCCAAGGATCCTATTGAAGCTAAGGACACAAAAAAAAGAAATCCTGTTGGAATTAAAAAATTACTTACGCTTTTAAGAGAAGCAGAAGTAAAATTGTTAGATAGTCATGAATCTATAAAATCTGTTCCATATAATGGTCTATCTGAGAGTTTTTATGAAAGAGTTTACGCAAATAGTGATGGTGCCTATCGGAGTTATACCAAAAGTCAAGCTGCACTTTATTTATATGCAAGAGCAGAAGAGAACAATAAAAAACCCCGTAGCTCAGGTTCCGTAAAACTTGGATATGGAGTAGAAGATATAGATATAGATTTGTGCATTAAAGAAGCTTCTAATAAAACAATTTCTCATTTAAATTATTCATCTGTTAAAACTGATAAATATTTAATATGTTTTTCCCCAGAGTCATTTTTAACTATCATAAATGCCTTTAGTTCAATGTTTAATGCTAGAAGCATTTTAGATGGAGTGAGTTTATCTAATAAAAATTCTATTGGAGAGAAGCTATCTACAGAAGCACTTAATATTTATGATGATGGTCTTCACGAAAAGAATATCTCTTCATCACCATTTGATGGAGAGGGAACCCCTACCAAAAGACTATGTTTAATTAACAGAGGGAAAATTGAAAATTTTATACATTCTGAATCAACTGCAAGAATATTTAACACAATCCCCACAGGCCACGCTGGACTAGGATCAAAAGTTTCAGTATCTCCAGATTGGATAGTAGTTGAGAAATCAGAGGAAAACTTTGATCTCAAAACATCATTAGATCACACTACTTATGAGGGAGAATTTGTTTATATTGAAGAGCTAAATGCAATCCATGCAGGTGTCAGAGCAAGTCAAGGCTCATTTTCACTTCCATTTGATGGATGGCTTTATAAAAACGGCACAAAAATTTCAATTGAATCTGCAACTGTTGCTGGGGATATTAAATATCTTTTGAAAAATATCATAAATATCGAATCAAAACAGGAGGTAACAACCAGTGGGATTTCTCCACATATATGGGTAGATGAATTGTCAATAACTGGCGACGCGTGA
- the fmt gene encoding methionyl-tRNA formyltransferase codes for MKIIFWGTPEYSLASLDIFNKSKHEVIAVVSQPDKKRSRGSKLISSPVKRFAEQESIKIFTPEKIRGNIQFINELKLLSCDLFIVIAYGKILPKEILEIPKLGCWNAHASLLPRWRGAAPIQWSLMKGDEFTGVGIMKMNEGLDTGDLLLEEKIKIDDNDNLNTLTGKLSNLSAKLFLNATSLLEDNIKKKINTQLTKQYTLGREVTYARMIEKLDFKVDWGNEAIIISRQIKALYPRANTTFKGKNLKIIKIKVLSSDKIKNENSLFISNYSRPGIILAVIENEGIIISTKTDPIILLEAKLEGKNISSKNQLIQQLKPKVGEYLSD; via the coding sequence GTGAAAATTATATTCTGGGGTACACCTGAATATTCTCTTGCGAGCCTTGATATTTTTAATAAATCTAAACACGAGGTAATTGCAGTAGTTAGCCAACCGGATAAGAAAAGATCTAGAGGAAGTAAATTAATATCTTCACCAGTTAAAAGATTTGCCGAGCAAGAATCTATAAAAATTTTTACTCCAGAAAAAATAAGGGGTAATATACAATTTATCAATGAACTTAAATTACTATCTTGTGATTTGTTTATTGTTATTGCTTATGGGAAAATTTTACCCAAAGAGATATTAGAAATTCCAAAACTTGGTTGTTGGAATGCACATGCTTCATTACTGCCAAGATGGCGTGGTGCTGCTCCAATCCAATGGTCCCTAATGAAAGGCGATGAATTTACTGGAGTAGGAATTATGAAAATGAATGAGGGACTAGATACTGGAGACTTATTGTTGGAAGAAAAAATTAAAATCGATGATAATGATAATTTAAATACACTTACAGGAAAACTTAGTAATTTATCTGCAAAATTATTTTTAAATGCCACATCTTTACTTGAAGATAATATTAAAAAAAAAATTAATACTCAATTAACAAAACAATATACTCTTGGAAGAGAAGTTACATACGCAAGAATGATTGAAAAATTAGACTTTAAAGTTGATTGGGGTAATGAGGCAATTATAATTTCTCGACAAATAAAAGCTTTATACCCACGAGCAAATACAACATTTAAAGGTAAGAACCTAAAAATAATTAAAATCAAAGTTTTGAGTAGTGATAAAATTAAAAATGAAAATTCCCTTTTCATCAGCAATTATTCAAGGCCTGGTATTATTCTTGCTGTCATAGAAAATGAAGGAATAATAATTTCAACTAAAACTGATCCGATTATTTTGTTAGAAGCAAAACTTGAAGGCAAAAATATATCCAGCAAAAATCAATTGATACAACAGTTAAAGCCAAAAGTAGGTGAATATCTCTCTGACTAA
- a CDS encoding TerC family protein has protein sequence MDSAAINSFIPTLDQVDSWSEIFTLLPILIALELLLSADNAVALASLTKSLDSTELRSRALNIGITISLLFRIILIILSNVLLKFILIRVFAGFYLIYLFFSNVFLNSDIENAENGSDINKKNFKFLRVVALLSITDFAFSIDSITTAVAISDQYILIIFGAVIGVLALRFTSGIFLKLLDIFSRLETAGYVAILIIGIKLLLNTLIKETILPDYYFYILIIFAFIWGFSKKESRT, from the coding sequence ATGGATTCAGCCGCAATAAATTCATTTATACCAACACTAGATCAGGTAGACAGTTGGTCCGAAATTTTTACACTTTTACCAATATTAATTGCTCTAGAATTATTATTGTCGGCTGATAATGCTGTCGCACTAGCTTCTCTTACTAAATCCCTCGACAGTACAGAATTAAGGTCAAGAGCCTTAAATATTGGCATAACAATATCTTTATTATTTAGAATTATTCTTATCATATTATCCAATGTTCTTCTAAAATTTATTCTTATTAGGGTTTTTGCTGGTTTTTATTTAATATACTTATTTTTCTCTAATGTTTTTTTAAATTCAGATATTGAAAACGCTGAAAACGGGTCAGATATTAATAAAAAAAATTTTAAGTTCTTAAGGGTTGTAGCGCTTCTTTCAATTACTGATTTTGCATTTTCCATTGACAGTATTACTACTGCAGTAGCTATCAGCGATCAATACATTTTAATTATTTTTGGAGCAGTAATTGGGGTATTGGCATTAAGATTTACCTCGGGGATTTTTCTAAAACTTCTCGATATATTTTCTAGATTAGAAACAGCCGGTTACGTAGCGATTTTAATTATTGGGATTAAGCTTTTACTAAATACTTTAATTAAAGAGACTATTCTTCCAGACTATTATTTTTATATTTTGATTATTTTTGCTTTTATTTGGGGATTCTCTAAAAAAGAATCTAGAACTTAG